The genomic segment ATAGCCTGCAACAAGTAGCAGAGGACATCGATCGTATCTGGaaagagtcaacaaatattcaagATAAAGGGAACGTGATGAATTTTCAATGGTTCAAGATTTTTCAATGCTTCATGATTTTTCAATGGttcaatatttttcaatggtTCAGCAAAACATCAAAGGAATACACAAATGTTGAGAACAGTATGGTTGGACGTGACGATCAAAGGAAACGGTTGGTAGAAGATCTTACGAGAATCTACTCTGGTGAACCCAAAGTAATCCCGATTGACGGGATGGGAGGCATAGGTAAAACAACCTTAGCGAACGAAGTTTACAATCATGAATCAATTCTACGCCATTTTGATGTTCGTGCCTGGGCTACTGTATCTCAACAGCACAACATAAAGCAAATTTTGCTGAGCCTTCTGCAATCGACGATCAAAATGGATGACACGGTTAAGACGAAAGGTGAAGCAGAGCTAGCGGACATGCTGCAGAAAAGTTTAAAGAGAAAGAGGTACTTTATTGTCTTGGATGATATCTGGAGTTGTGAAGTGTGGGATGGCGTGAGGCAATGCTTTCCAACTGAAGACAATGCAGGGAATAGAATATTGTTGACTACCCGTAACAATGAAGTAGCCTGTTATGCTGGTACAGAGAATCTTTCTATGCAGATGGATTTCATGGATCAAGATGAGAGTTGGAACCTTTTTAAAAGTGCCGCATTCTCAAGTGAAGCATTACCATATGAGTTCGAGACTGTTGGGAAGCAAATCGCAGATGAATGTCACGGGTTACCACTAACTATTGTCGTGGTTGCTGGAGTTCTCAAATCTAAAAGGGCAATAGAAGATTGGAGAACTGTTGTGAAAGATGTCAAGTCACTTGTCACAAATGATCCTGATGAACGATGTTCACGTGTGCTTGGGTTGAGTTACAATCACTTAACTAGCGATCTAAAGACTTGTCTACTGCATTTCGGAATTTTTCCAGAAGACAGTGGTATAGCAGTGAAGAAATTGACGAGATCATGGATGGCTGAGGGGTTCAGTTGGAAAATGATTTGGAAGGAGAGGCTGAGAAGTGTTTGCAAGAGCTTGTCGATAGATGTTTAGTCCTCGTCTGCAAGAAAAGTCTAGATGGAACAAAAATTAGATCATGTAAGGTTCATGATCTAATATATGACCTGTGCGTGAGAGAAATTCAAAGGGAGAACATTTTTATTATGAACGAAATTGTGTTTGGAACTCAGATGTGAATCATGTTCCTTCAGAATGCCAATCTCTCATGCAAATGCAGCCCTTTAAGCGCTTGATTGGTGATGAAATTGATTCTTCACCCTGTGATCTTTATAGGGCTCTTCTTACCCCTGTACATCATCAGTTGAGATATCATGACAACAACAATCTTTTGAAACGAACCCGTTCTATCTTCTCTTTCGGTggttatttttcatcttttattctCAACTCAGAGCTTATTCATTTCAAATTACTCAAAGTCTTGGAGCTAAGACACATAGAGATTGATAATTTTCCTGTACAGATACTAAGCCTCATCTGGTTGAGGTACCTAGAATTGCTCTTCCGCGGGGAAATGTTTGACATACCTCCAGAGATTTCCAGGTTATGGAATCTGCAGACATTCAATGTTAAAGGGTCTAATCGATCATTTGTAACTTG from the Capsicum annuum cultivar UCD-10X-F1 chromosome 9, UCD10Xv1.1, whole genome shotgun sequence genome contains:
- the LOC107841139 gene encoding putative late blight resistance protein homolog R1B-16, with product MKDLGSLQYFLGVEVLKSKDGILLNQRKYALQLISKAGLNGAKIVSTPLEFNYKLTSVEFDQHLGTANDAEYFVAVISSFFPTLFLYSQTIIESFQVIVTQDKNENTVDMAHASVASLTRTVESRLTSNSPMQSLSFDHREEFCTLHEKVSSLEVLVKNFEKSNVSGELTDLEVQIKKVANIVEQTIQLGVTEAVLANDENLREKAQERISDSLQQVAEDIDRIWKESTNIQDKGNVMNFQWFKIFQCFMIFQWFNIFQWFSKTSKEYTNVENSMVGRDDQRKRLVEDLTRIYSGEPKVIPIDGMGGIGKTTLANEVYNHESILRHFDVRAWATVSQQHNIKQILLSLLQSTIKMDDTVKTKGEAELADMLQKSLKRKRYFIVLDDIWSCEVWDGVRQCFPTEDNAGNRILLTTRNNEVACYAGTENLSMQMDFMDQDESWNLFKSAAFSSEALPYEFETVGKQIADECHGLPLTIVVVAGVLKSKRAIEDWRTVVKDVKSLVTNDPDERCSRVLGLSYNHLTSDLKTCLLHFGIFPEDSGIAVKKLTRSWMAEGFSWKMIWKERLRSVCKSLSIDV